Part of the Sinorhizobium sp. BG8 genome, CTATCAGGATCTCGGCACGGACAACGCCAACGAGATGCGGGTGGCCGAGCCGAAGGGCGAGCCCTTGCCGCCGACGGGCTATTGAGGACCCTGACCAGAATGGCCGTCTCCGCACACCCCGTCGCTGATCTCTCCGCCGCCTTCGTCATGACGCCTGTCGCAGCCGCTGACTGGCTCGTGGTCCTTCCGACCGTCTGGTGCCTCCTGACGGGAGCCCTCCTGCTGATGCTGCGCAAGTCGACCGGCCTGCAGCCGCTCATCGGCATCGCCGCACTCGTGGTCCTTGTCGTCATCGACGCGCTGCTGCTCGGCCACGTGGTCGCCTCCGGGCCGGTCACCATGGTCATGGGCCGGTGGTTGCCGCCCTTCGGCATCGCGTTTACCGCGGACCTGACGGGTGTCCTCTTCGCGCTCGCCGCTGCGGTCGTGGCGCTTGCCGGCGGGATCTACGCATCGAACGACGTGGACGCGAGCGGCCGGCGCTACGGCTTCTATCCCTTCCTCCTCGTGCTGATGGGCGGCGTCTCGGGTGCTTTCCTCACCGGCGATATCTTCAATCTCTACGTCTGGTTCGAGGTGCTGCTGATCTCGTCCTTCGGACTGCTGGTGCTGGGCTCCGAGAAGGCCCAGATCGACGGCGCGATCAAGTATGCCTTCCTCAATCTCATCGCCACCACGCTGTTCCTGATTGCCACGGGCTATCTTTACGGCCTGTTCGGCACGCTCAACATGGCGGACATCGCACTGAAGGCGACGGCTCGCGGACCTGAACTGCCGCTGATGACGCTAGCGACGCTGTTCGTTCTGGCCTTCGGGATGAAGGCCGCGGCTTTCCCCGTGAATTTCTGGCTGCCCGCCTCCTACCACACGCCGCGGATCGTCGTTTCCGCGCTCTTCGCGGGCCTGCTCACGAAAGTCGGAATCTATGCGCTGGTGCGCACGCTGGTCATGCTGTTTCCGCTCGAGCGGGAAGGCTTGAGCTTCGTCATCGCGCTTGCCGCCGCCGCCACCATGGTGGCCGGTTCGCTCGGCGCCCTCGGCCAGAGCGACATCCGCCGGATGCTCGGCTTTCTGGTGATCTCCGGCATCGGCGTGATGATGGCGGGCATTTCGCTCGGAAGCCCCGGAGGCGTCGGCGGCGCGATCTTCTATGCGCTGCATTCGATGGTGACGATGACGGCGCTCTACCTGGCGGCGGGTATCGCCGGCAGGCTCGGCGGCAGCTTCGACCTGCACGGCCTCTCCGGCCTCTACAGTCGTTCGGCCCTGCTGTCCGCCCTCTCGCTCGTCCTGTTCTTCTCCGTCTCCGGCCTTCCGCCCTTTTCGGGGTTCTGGCCGAAGGTGATGGTGGCAAAAGCCGCGATCGACATTGGCGCCTGGTGGCTCGCGGGCACCGTGTTCCTCACCGGCTTCCTGACCACGATCGCCACCGGCCGCGTCTTCGCCCTCGCATACTGGCGGCCCTCGAATGCAGACCGGAGGGGCCCCGATGCCTCCGCCATTCCCGTTTCCGCCCTCGTGCCGGTCGCAGCCCTCACGGCCCTGGCGGTGTTCTTCGGCGTCTTTCCCGACATGCTCATGTCGAAGATCCAGACCGCCAGCGCCGTGCTCGCGGAGCCTTCGTCCTATGTCCGGTCGGTCTTTCCCGGGGGAGTGGCGCCATGAAGCTAATCGTCACCAACATTCTGCTCGCATTTGCCTGGGTTGCCGTCACCGGGAGTTTCACGGCGCTCAACTTCTGCTTCGGCTTCGCGATGGGGGCTTCGGGCTTTTCCTGATGCGCCGCGAGGTGAGGTCCGCGGGCTATTTTTCGCGCGGGCTGCGCATCCTGTCGCTCGCGGTGCTCTTCCTCAAGGAACTCGCTCTCTCCGCATGGAAAGTGGCAGTCCTGGTTGCGAGCCCCCGCATGGAGCTCAAGCCCGGCATCATCGCCTTCCCGCTGACGATCGATCGTGACTTCGAAATCACGCTTCTTGCAAACATGATCACGCTCACGCCGGGAACGCTGACCGTAGACGTATCCGACGACCGGCGGTTCCTCTATGTGCATGCGCTCGATTGTTCCGATCCGACCGGGCTGAAGCGGGACATCGCGGGTGGTTTCGAAAGGAAGATCATGGAGGCGTTCCGGTGACCATTGCCGCCGACATCACGGCCTTCGCGGCCGATATCGCGCTGGCGCTGATGTGCGCGGCGTTCTTCCTCACCGTCTATCGCGTGATCAAGGGGCCGACGCTTCCTGACCGGATCGTGGCGCTCGACATGCTGGTCGCGACCGCCATCGGCTTCATCGCGGTCGTTGCGATCAAGACCGGCTTCACGCTCTATATCGACATTGCCATCTCGCTCGGCCTTGTCGGTTTCCTGGCGACGGTCGCCTTTGCCCGTTTCGTTCTGGCACGCGGCAAGCCCGAGGACGAGGCTGATCCGATGGCCGCAAGCCGGCACGCGATCGGCCCGCGCGCGGGCAAGTCCGCGCGG contains:
- a CDS encoding Na+/H+ antiporter subunit D, with the translated sequence MAVSAHPVADLSAAFVMTPVAAADWLVVLPTVWCLLTGALLLMLRKSTGLQPLIGIAALVVLVVIDALLLGHVVASGPVTMVMGRWLPPFGIAFTADLTGVLFALAAAVVALAGGIYASNDVDASGRRYGFYPFLLVLMGGVSGAFLTGDIFNLYVWFEVLLISSFGLLVLGSEKAQIDGAIKYAFLNLIATTLFLIATGYLYGLFGTLNMADIALKATARGPELPLMTLATLFVLAFGMKAAAFPVNFWLPASYHTPRIVVSALFAGLLTKVGIYALVRTLVMLFPLEREGLSFVIALAAAATMVAGSLGALGQSDIRRMLGFLVISGIGVMMAGISLGSPGGVGGAIFYALHSMVTMTALYLAAGIAGRLGGSFDLHGLSGLYSRSALLSALSLVLFFSVSGLPPFSGFWPKVMVAKAAIDIGAWWLAGTVFLTGFLTTIATGRVFALAYWRPSNADRRGPDASAIPVSALVPVAALTALAVFFGVFPDMLMSKIQTASAVLAEPSSYVRSVFPGGVAP
- a CDS encoding cation:proton antiporter produces the protein MTIAADITAFAADIALALMCAAFFLTVYRVIKGPTLPDRIVALDMLVATAIGFIAVVAIKTGFTLYIDIAISLGLVGFLATVAFARFVLARGKPEDEADPMAASRHAIGPRAGKSARRGKGARR